Genomic DNA from Methanosarcina sp. MTP4:
CTGGCAAAGAGCTTTTCTCCACCCTCATACGGAACGACTACGTAAGCCCCAAGCCGGATTTCGTTTCTCCGTAAAGAGGAGATGTAGCCGGTAATCGTTGCCCCGGCGGGGGTAATTTCCAGAGGATCGATCCCGGCGGTCACGATCCCGAAAGCTTCGTCCGCAGAAGCGGCAGGAGTTGCAATGCCTTCATCGTAGCCCCCAAAGTCCTCGAAGGGCAGATCTGCTGGTTCGGGATCGGAACCGGGACCTGAGACCGGATCGGAACCTGAGCCGGAACTTGAGCCGGAACCAGAGCCCGTACCACCAGCCCCACCGTAGACGGAAGCCAGAGGGTCTTCGGGAAAAGTGTCCGGGCCTTTTCGATATGAACCGGTCGGGGAATTTTCGCTCCCGGTTTTGGGTTCCATTCCAGTGCTTTTCTCGGCCCCTTCGTCCTTATCGGGAGCCGGAGTTTTTTTCGTCTTGCCAGAGGCAAAAGCCAGGATGTCAGCGTCTTCAAACTTCACTTATATTACCCCATCGCAGGTCATTGTAATCGGTATCTGGATTCATGTTTTCAAAGAATTTATCGATCTCATTCCGCTCCACCTTCCGGATTTTTGCCACGTGGTCTGCTTTCGTGAGGGTCAGGGGAAAGCCGTGCAAAGAGAGGTCGAAGAGCACTTTTTTGGTAATCTGCATCCGCAGGAAATCGTCTTTTACAAGCCCGTAAGGGGCTTCCACTTTGAAGACCACGTCCTTTGAAGGGACGTAGAGCATGAAAAAGCATAAAGCGTAATCTTCCGGCGGGAATTTGTGCCGGAGCCCGTCCCGGAGCTTGTCGCCTGCCGCCAGGGGAGAAGTCCCGTTCAGCAGCTTCTCATAGAACCTGTTGGGCTGCTGGAACCAGTTTGTATAAGCGATGTAAGCATTTCCGGAACCGTTATTTGCATGTCCTGTTTTACCATTCCTGCAATTTTCGGTTCCCTGCCCGAACCCTCCATTAGCACCTTTTTCCAGGGAGAGGACGTTCCTGAAGAACTGGGTATCGAGCATCCAGGGCAGGTCAAAGCCCGCCCCTTTTTTCCGGACCGTGTCCATAATCTGCATGTCGAGGGGATTTTTCACGAACCCGATTACAGGGACCCTTTTTTCCAGGAAATGGTCCATGATATCAATGTAATTCTGGAGAGCCTTCCGGGCATCATCATTCCGGCGGAGCTGGACTTCCTCGTCCCCCAGCACCACCCAGTACATGAGCTGCTTCGGATAAATCGGCCCGTCCATGATGAAAAAGCCCGCAGGGTCCAGCCGGTCCTTCATATGAAGGATGTGCTCGGACTCCGCAAGGTACATGGCCAGGCTGTGCACCATATCCGAAGCTTTCTTCTTCAGCTCATCCGGTGCAATCCTGACCAGCTTTGCCCGCCCCATCCCTTCATCAAATTCTTCCCAGCCCTCGGTCGACTGCATTGCCACCTTCTGGGAAGAAGAATAAGCCGCACACACGATAGTCCTGTACCGCTGAACGTCCAGGTCCGTAGGCGTCGCCGCCAGCGCACAGTGACAAAAATCAACAAAAAGCCCGCTGTCATATGTCTTGGGGTTCGTACTCCCGCTGTCGCACGCATAAGTCACCGGATACGGGTCCTCGCACTGCGCCATCAGCGCCGTCCTGACCATCCCCCGGAAAAGCCGGTCAACCGCCCTCAGGATAACCTTCCCGTCTATCTTCAACTCCTCAAGCAGCTTATAAATATCATCCGCCGTCTTCGGCTCCTCATACTCAAACGACCGGTCAATCCGTTTTGCCAGCTCCGAGATCTTCCGCATATGCACGGGCTCAAGGGTCATGGATATAAGGTACTTTCAGGAGTGATATATATTTATTGAGTGGTGCCGGGAAAAGATTAATCTGATTCCGGAAAAAAATATCCAGAATTTTGGGAGTTTAGAAGATCAAAACCCTGAAACCTTAGAAGAACCTGCAACCGTAGAAGAAATAATGAAATAAAAGAAGCCTCAGCCAGCTTGCCTGGCGATCCTTTTCAAAAAAGAAAAGAAGGAATGAAAATAGAAATACAGAAAACAAAGTTCTGATCTGAAAAATTACTTCAAAACCCCGTTTTTCCAGAAAAATTTCTTCTCCGGATCGCGCTCAAACTTCTCAAACACACTGGGATAAAGCCCCGGATATTTCGCTTCCTCAAGCGGGATACAGAACATTGTTTCAGGCCTTTCAGCAGACCCTCCCAATCCAACAACAACAAAGAAAGGAAGTCCGGTTTCTCTGGAAAATGCCTGATAACGTTTTAACTGCTGGGGGTTGGACCACTGGAGTTTACCTTGGTATAAATCAGACCTGAATTTGCATTCGATACAAAAGGATTCGTCTTTCAGCATGTAACGCATTGTAAGGTCCGGCCGGGTATCTGACTCGACATAACGGTCATGTTTTCTTCCCATATCCGTTGTCCATTCCACAATAGAATAATATTTGTCATCAAAAAGGTCTACAACATACTTCTCGAAATGATTTCCTTTTTCTACGGCAACATCTTCTGGAATTTTCTCAATATAATCGTCTTTTGGACTAATCTCTTCAGAATCATCTTCCAGAATAACATCTACAATTTTTCCAAGTTTATTTAGCAATCCCACAAAAAAATCTCCCAATGTTTAAGAAGTATAAATTCAGACGTACTTTTAATATTTAACGACCTTTAGAGCTAACTTATAACTCAAAATTCAAACTCTGAATATTTCCCTACACTCAATAAAATACTTACCCCTGAAAAGAAGCCTATATATTAAGGTAGAAATGAAAATGTAATTAAATAATTCCAAAAAATCGGGATTCTATGCCTAGGGGGTAAGGCAAGGAATTACAGAGACAAGATGATTTCACCTGAGCGGGCAGCGGAGCTCAGGGCTGAGGGCTGGAAATGGGCGGACCTGCACGTGCACACGACCTGTTCCTTTGACGTGCTGCCGGCAGAGGACCTGAAGCCTGAGAACCTCTACCGAAAAGCCCTGGATATGGGGCTGGACTTCATCACTTTTACCGACCACGACACTGTGGGGGCGTACGATGCCCTGGGCTGGGAGCGGGAGAGGCTGGTCACGGGGGCTGAGATGACGGTGTACGACCCCGAAAAGGTAGGGCATACGGTACACGTGAACGTCTTTGACTTTGACAGGGAAGAGTTTATCGAACTCAGGGAGATTGCGGAAAGGGAACAGAATATGGAGAGCTTCCTGGGCTACCTGAGAAAGCACAAGCTGCCTTTCCTGTACAACCACCCTTTCTGGGCGGATTTCCACCAGGACCCGGATCCTGAAACGGTCATGGAGCTT
This window encodes:
- a CDS encoding DNA double-strand break repair nuclease NurA, with the protein product MTLEPVHMRKISELAKRIDRSFEYEEPKTADDIYKLLEELKIDGKVILRAVDRLFRGMVRTALMAQCEDPYPVTYACDSGSTNPKTYDSGLFVDFCHCALAATPTDLDVQRYRTIVCAAYSSSQKVAMQSTEGWEEFDEGMGRAKLVRIAPDELKKKASDMVHSLAMYLAESEHILHMKDRLDPAGFFIMDGPIYPKQLMYWVVLGDEEVQLRRNDDARKALQNYIDIMDHFLEKRVPVIGFVKNPLDMQIMDTVRKKGAGFDLPWMLDTQFFRNVLSLEKGANGGFGQGTENCRNGKTGHANNGSGNAYIAYTNWFQQPNRFYEKLLNGTSPLAAGDKLRDGLRHKFPPEDYALCFFMLYVPSKDVVFKVEAPYGLVKDDFLRMQITKKVLFDLSLHGFPLTLTKADHVAKIRKVERNEIDKFFENMNPDTDYNDLRWGNISEV